A stretch of DNA from Endomicrobiales bacterium:
ATTACCAATTTCAAATGGAGAAAGAAATTGCCCCTTTTTTATATTTACAATTTTTTTAGTTTTTGCGGCTGCCACAAGCAAGTCGGTCTGCCTGCAGAGAAATGCAGGTATCTGCAAAATATCTGCGACCTCGCAGGCCATTTGTACATCTAAACTTGAGTGAACATCGGTTAATATTGGCAATGAAAATTCTTTTTTTATTTTGGCAAGAATTGCAAGGCCCTTTTTTATGCCAGGTCCCCTAAATGAAGTTATAGCTGTGCGGTTTGCTTTGTCATAAGATGCTTTAAAAACAAGCTGTATTTTATTGTCTTGCGCAATTTTTGCAATCTTTTCTGCAATAGATATGGCAAATTTTTCGCTTTCAATTACACACGGGCCGGCAATAAGCACTATTTTCCCATTATTTGAAAACTCAACTGAGCTGTTGGCTATTTTAACTATTTTGTTTATCATATTTTTTTTCTTTTTCCTGGCGGATTTTAAGCGAAGCCGCCACAAAATCATTAAATAACGGATGCGGCCTTAATGGCCTTGAGAGAAACTCTGGGTGAAACTGCACACCAACAAACCACGGATGATTTGCAATTTCCACAATTTCCACAAGCTTCCGTTGTGGGTTCACGCCAGCTATTCTTAAACCTTTTTTACACATTGCAATTTTGAATTTATTGTTAAACTCATACCTGTGACGATGCCTTTCAATAATATTGTCTTTCTTATACGCTCTGCGGGCAAATGTATCTTTGATGACCTCACACTTATAGCCACCAAGACGCATTGTACCACCCATATTCTTTACATTTTCCTGATCAGCCATTATATGTATAACAGGATACTTTGTTTTTTTGTCAAACTCAGATGAGTTGGCACTTTTCCATCCAAGAACATTTCTTGCAAACTCAATTACGGCACATTGCATACCTAAGCATATTCCAAAAAACGGGATGTTGTTTTCTCGCGCAATTTGAATTGCTCTTATTTTACCTTCAATTCCCCTATCACCAAAACCACCTGGCACAAGTATGCCATCAACTGATTTTAATGACTCTTCAGCGTTTTCACTTTCTGCATCTATGTAGCGAATTTCTACATGTGTATCATTACCAACCCCACCATGCTTAAGCGCTTCCCAAATACTTTTGTAGGCGTCTTTTAACTCTGTGTACTTTCCTGCAACAGCAATGGTTGTTTTATGTTTTGGGAAACGGCACTTATAAACCATATCTTCCCATACCTTAAGTTTGCTGCTTTTTGCCTTAAGCCCAAGATATTCAAGTATTAGACCATCTAAATTTTGCGCCTGAAGCAACAGAGGAACTTCGTAAATTGAAGAGCCTACATCGCGTTCGTCAAAAACCGCACGGGTTTCAACATTGCAAAAAAGAGATATTTTATTTTTTAAATCATTGGTGAGCGCTTTTTCCATTCTGCAGATAAGTATTGAGGGTTCAATGCCTATTTCACGCAGTTTCATAACGCTGTGCTGTGTGGGTTTTGTTTTCATTTCCTCTGCGGCGCGTATATATGGAACAAGTGTTACATGCACATAAAGCACATTTTCACGCCCGCAGTCTAAACGAAGCTGCCTAATGGACTCTAAAAATGGCAGAGATTCTATATCGCCTACTGTGCCGCCAACTTCAACAATTACAACATCGTATCCATCTGAAACAAGGTGAATTCTTCTTTTTATTTCATTTGTTATATGTGGCACAACTTGTACTGTTTTGCCAAGGTAATCGCCGCGACGTTCCGCGTTTAAAACACTTTCGTAAACTTTACCAGAAGTTACATTATTGGTACAGTGTGTTTCCTGATCTATAAAACGCTCATAATGCCCAAGGTCAAGATCGGTTTCCGCGCCATCAACAGTTACAAAAACTTCTCCGTGTTGATAGGGCGACATTGTTCCTGGGTCAACATTTAGGTATGGGTCAAGTTTTAGAATGTTTACCTTCAAACCCCTTGCCTTAAGCAATACACCAATTGATGCGGCCGTAATACCTTTACCAAGTGAAGAAACCACCCCGCCGGTTACAAAAATGTATTTTGTTTTATAGTTTGCCATTTAACATCCCCTCAACTTTTAATATATCTTCAGGCGTGTCAACGCCAATAGAATCAGATTTAACCAGAACTACTTTTATTTTATAACCATTCTCCAAAGCTCTTAACTGTTCAAGAGATTCTGCTTTTTCGTAAGATGACTGAGATAAAGTTGTAAATGAATCTAAAAAACTTTTTTTATACCCGTAAATTCCTTGATGTTTAAGATAATTTATTTTAACTCCATCCCTATTAAACGGAATAACACTTCTTGAAAAATACAATGCAAAACCCTTTTTATCTATCACAACCTTAACAGTGTTTGGGCTTACTATCTCATGCTCCAAAACAGGATACGCGGCAGTAACAATATCTGCCTCTTTATCACATGCAAGCTCAAATGCAACCTTGTCAATTGTTTTTGGGTCTATGAGCGGTTCGTCGCCCTGAATGTTTACAAATAGTTTTGCACCGCCTATTTTATTTGCCGCCTGAGATATTCTATCAGTTCCCGTTTTACACTTACTTGAGGTCATTACAACCTTTGCGCCAAAACCAAGCGCTTTATCGGCAATTCGTTTATCATCGGTTGCAATGTAAACATCGCTAAGCTGACGGCTTTTGATAACCTGCCGCCATACCCGCTCTATCAGCGTTTTACCGGCAATAAGCGCTAACGGCTTTGCTAGTAATCGGGTAGATGCATAACGCGCTGGAATAATGCCAATTACTCTATTTTTCATTGAATTCATTAATTACTTTTTTAAGTTCTTGCACGGATGTTGTTGCAGTTCCAACCTTTGCCACAACTAAACCTGCGGCAAAGTTTGCAACTTCAGCCGATTCAGCCAAAGATAATCCTGTTGCAAGCGCCAGAGTAAATGTGGCTATAACCGTATCGCCGGCACCAGTAACATCAAAAACCTCTCTTGCCCGGGTTGGGATGTGTGTTGTTTTATTGTTTGGTTCAAAAAGCGTCATTCCCTTTTCACTGCGTGTTATTAGAACACTTTCAGATTTCAATGTTTTAAGTATTTTCTTTCCTAGCTCAATAATATCCTTATCTTGCGATACTTCTTTATACCGCATTCCTGCTATAGCTTCGGCTGTGTTTGGAGTTATGC
This window harbors:
- a CDS encoding CTP synthase, whose protein sequence is MANYKTKYIFVTGGVVSSLGKGITAASIGVLLKARGLKVNILKLDPYLNVDPGTMSPYQHGEVFVTVDGAETDLDLGHYERFIDQETHCTNNVTSGKVYESVLNAERRGDYLGKTVQVVPHITNEIKRRIHLVSDGYDVVIVEVGGTVGDIESLPFLESIRQLRLDCGRENVLYVHVTLVPYIRAAEEMKTKPTQHSVMKLREIGIEPSILICRMEKALTNDLKNKISLFCNVETRAVFDERDVGSSIYEVPLLLQAQNLDGLILEYLGLKAKSSKLKVWEDMVYKCRFPKHKTTIAVAGKYTELKDAYKSIWEALKHGGVGNDTHVEIRYIDAESENAEESLKSVDGILVPGGFGDRGIEGKIRAIQIARENNIPFFGICLGMQCAVIEFARNVLGWKSANSSEFDKKTKYPVIHIMADQENVKNMGGTMRLGGYKCEVIKDTFARRAYKKDNIIERHRHRYEFNNKFKIAMCKKGLRIAGVNPQRKLVEIVEIANHPWFVGVQFHPEFLSRPLRPHPLFNDFVAASLKIRQEKEKKYDKQNS
- the kdsB gene encoding 3-deoxy-manno-octulosonate cytidylyltransferase, which translates into the protein MKNRVIGIIPARYASTRLLAKPLALIAGKTLIERVWRQVIKSRQLSDVYIATDDKRIADKALGFGAKVVMTSSKCKTGTDRISQAANKIGGAKLFVNIQGDEPLIDPKTIDKVAFELACDKEADIVTAAYPVLEHEIVSPNTVKVVIDKKGFALYFSRSVIPFNRDGVKINYLKHQGIYGYKKSFLDSFTTLSQSSYEKAESLEQLRALENGYKIKVVLVKSDSIGVDTPEDILKVEGMLNGKL